The DNA segment GAGTTCATCCGCCGCTTCCTGCTTCATGTCCTGCCGCGCGGCTTCCATCGCATCCGCCACTATGGCCTGCTCGCCGGTGCCTCCCGCCAGGCCGGTCTGGATCGCGCCCGCGAACTGCTGGCGGTGGCACCACCGGCCGATGACGACGGGCCGGAGGAACCGCTCGACACGCGGCCGCCATGCCCTTGCTGCGGGGGACGCATGGTCATCATCGAGACCTTCGCCCGATGGCACCAACCGCGCGCGCCGCCGTCGAACGCCACACCAGCCGGGAGAAAGACGCCGTGACCCGGCACGGCCCGGACTCGCAAGATCTCGCGGCTCCTCTGCCTCGGGCAACGGGCCGGTTCGCGCCGGCCATCACCACCCCCGCCGCGACAGGCTCCAGCGCCAGCCGTTCACCGCGAAGGCGCGGCCCGATCCGGCCCCATGACAGCCTGTCCACGCCAGCGGCGACGCGCGTCGACACCTGTCGCACCACCCTCAAGACCGACCCAAAACCGAAATCCCC comes from the Shumkonia mesophila genome and includes:
- a CDS encoding transposase; this translates as EFIRRFLLHVLPRGFHRIRHYGLLAGASRQAGLDRARELLAVAPPADDDGPEEPLDTRPPCPCCGGRMVIIETFARWHQPRAPPSNATPAGRKTP